In Streptomyces sp. NBC_00569, a single genomic region encodes these proteins:
- a CDS encoding transglutaminase-like domain-containing protein, with the protein MRLIQKNPDLSAYLAADEAVDHHHPLVRKAAERLAAQASDSYSYAQVAYEFVRDAIPHSADSGDLRVTWRASDVLEQGTGICHAKSHALAALLRAEDIPTALCYQRLRHDAGSGHVLHGLVAVRFHGAWHRQDCRGNKPGVDAQFSLDGERLAFVADAESNEVDYPVLFDVPDPAVLRALRDAPDRPYLWEHLPDAL; encoded by the coding sequence ATGCGGCTGATCCAGAAGAACCCTGACCTGTCTGCCTACTTGGCGGCCGACGAGGCCGTCGACCATCACCATCCACTGGTGCGGAAGGCTGCCGAGCGCCTCGCCGCCCAGGCCTCCGACTCATATTCATACGCGCAGGTCGCCTATGAGTTCGTGCGGGACGCCATTCCGCACTCTGCCGACAGCGGGGACCTCCGCGTCACCTGGCGCGCCTCGGACGTCCTGGAGCAGGGGACGGGCATCTGTCACGCCAAGTCCCACGCGCTGGCCGCGCTCCTGCGCGCCGAGGACATCCCCACCGCGCTCTGCTACCAGCGGCTGAGGCACGACGCCGGAAGCGGACACGTGCTGCACGGCCTGGTCGCCGTGCGCTTCCATGGGGCCTGGCATCGGCAGGACTGCCGCGGGAACAAGCCCGGGGTCGACGCCCAGTTCTCCCTCGACGGCGAGCGGCTGGCCTTCGTCGCGGACGCGGAGTCCAATGAGGTGGACTATCCGGTACTCTTTGATGTACCGGACCCGGCCGTTCTGCGCGCCCTGCGAGACGCCCCCGACCGGCCGTACCTGTGGGAACACCTCCCCGACGCACTCTGA
- a CDS encoding SDR family NAD(P)-dependent oxidoreductase — MAEGNGNGTLDGAVIAVAGAGGPAGRATLLRLAEAGATVVGADADATRLAEAVDAARYAHGGATVIGDTVDLLDLQATRDWADHVEKDFGRVDGVVHLVGGWRGSASFAETDLADWELLEKLLIRTVQHTSLAFHDALLRSDRGRFLLISAAGASKPTAGNAAYAASKAAAEAWTLALGDAFRKAGGDEGPQQAAAILVVKALVHDAMRAERPNAKFAGFTDVTDLADAIAGVWDRPAKELNGTRLWLTEKP; from the coding sequence ATGGCCGAAGGCAACGGGAACGGCACGTTGGACGGAGCGGTCATCGCGGTCGCGGGCGCGGGGGGACCCGCGGGCCGCGCGACCCTGCTGCGCCTCGCCGAGGCGGGCGCGACGGTCGTCGGAGCGGACGCGGACGCCACACGCCTGGCGGAGGCCGTGGACGCGGCGCGTTACGCGCACGGCGGCGCCACCGTCATCGGGGACACGGTCGACCTGCTCGACCTGCAGGCGACCCGCGACTGGGCGGACCACGTGGAGAAGGACTTCGGGCGCGTCGACGGCGTGGTCCACCTCGTCGGCGGCTGGCGCGGCAGCGCCTCCTTCGCCGAGACCGACCTCGCCGACTGGGAGCTGCTCGAGAAGCTCCTCATCCGTACGGTCCAGCACACCTCCCTCGCGTTCCACGACGCCCTGCTGCGCAGCGACCGCGGACGCTTCCTGCTGATCAGCGCCGCGGGCGCCAGCAAGCCGACCGCGGGCAACGCGGCGTACGCGGCCTCGAAGGCCGCCGCCGAGGCCTGGACGCTCGCCCTCGGTGACGCCTTCCGCAAGGCGGGGGGTGACGAGGGTCCGCAGCAGGCGGCTGCGATCCTGGTGGTGAAGGCGCTGGTGCACGACGCGATGCGCGCCGAGCGACCCAACGCGAAGTTCGCGGGCTTCACGGACGTCACGGACCTGGCCGATGCCATCGCCGGCGTCTGGGACCGGCCCGCCAAGGAATTGAACGGGACCCGTCTGTGGCTGACCGAGAAGCCGTGA
- a CDS encoding B3/B4 domain-containing protein has product MTLHLTVSDEVRTLAPEFRHVAIEAYGLVNTPSGEGTSALLDDAARRLAARLDGRAPHEDPHMEAWRAAYTAFGAKPSRTRNSAEALAKRALADGGLPRINTLVDVYNAISVAHLIPVGGEDLDHIKGGMRLVRATGEEGFATVAGGADVVEHPDAGEVVWCDDDGVTCRRWNWRQGTRTRLTEESVNALFLLEAMGPHCDVAAAGTELAELLEKFSPGARITVHAPE; this is encoded by the coding sequence ATGACCCTCCACCTCACCGTGTCCGACGAGGTACGGACCCTCGCACCCGAGTTCCGGCACGTCGCCATCGAGGCGTACGGGCTGGTCAACACCCCGAGCGGAGAAGGGACCTCGGCCCTCCTCGACGACGCCGCACGCCGCCTCGCCGCGCGCCTCGACGGACGCGCCCCGCACGAGGACCCGCACATGGAGGCCTGGCGCGCCGCCTACACGGCCTTCGGCGCCAAGCCCTCCCGTACCCGCAACTCCGCGGAGGCACTGGCCAAGAGGGCCCTCGCGGACGGCGGGCTGCCGCGGATCAACACTCTGGTCGACGTCTACAACGCGATCAGCGTGGCCCATCTGATCCCGGTCGGCGGCGAGGACCTGGACCACATCAAGGGAGGGATGCGCCTCGTCAGGGCCACCGGCGAAGAGGGCTTCGCCACCGTGGCCGGGGGAGCGGACGTCGTGGAACACCCCGACGCGGGCGAGGTCGTCTGGTGCGACGACGACGGCGTGACCTGCCGCCGCTGGAACTGGCGCCAGGGCACGCGCACGCGCCTCACCGAGGAATCGGTCAACGCGCTCTTCCTGCTGGAGGCGATGGGGCCGCACTGCGACGTGGCGGCGGCCGGCACCGAACTCGCCGAACTCCTGGAGAA
- a CDS encoding threonine aldolase family protein — MNPPKTDARRHHDPDVRGFASDNYAGAHPEILAALALANGGHQIAYGEDDYTANLQQIIRAHFGPTAEAFPVFNGTGANVVALQAVTDRWGAVICAESAHINVDEGGAPERMGGLKLLTVPTPDGKLTPELIDRQAFGWDDEHRAMPQVVSITQNTELGTLYTPDEIRAICDHAHERGMKVHLDGSRIANAAASLDVPMRTFTNAVGVDILSLGGTKNGALFGEAVVVLNQDAVSHMKHLRKLSMQLASKMRFVSVQLEALLAKDLWLRNARHANEMAQRLAEGVRAVHGVEILYPVQANAVFARLPHDVSERLQKRFRFYFWDEAAGDVRWMCAFDTREEDVDAFVAALKEEMAR, encoded by the coding sequence GTGAATCCGCCCAAGACCGACGCCCGCAGGCATCACGACCCGGACGTCCGCGGCTTCGCGAGCGACAACTACGCGGGCGCGCACCCGGAGATTCTCGCGGCCCTCGCCCTCGCCAACGGCGGTCACCAGATCGCGTACGGCGAGGACGACTACACGGCGAACCTCCAGCAGATCATCCGCGCCCACTTCGGCCCCACGGCCGAGGCTTTCCCGGTCTTCAACGGCACCGGGGCCAACGTCGTCGCGCTCCAGGCGGTCACCGACCGCTGGGGCGCGGTGATCTGCGCCGAGTCCGCGCACATCAACGTGGACGAGGGCGGGGCCCCGGAGCGGATGGGCGGCCTCAAGCTGCTCACCGTGCCGACCCCGGACGGCAAGCTCACGCCCGAGCTCATCGACCGGCAGGCCTTCGGCTGGGACGACGAGCACCGCGCGATGCCGCAGGTCGTCTCGATCACGCAGAACACCGAACTGGGCACGCTCTACACGCCCGACGAGATCCGCGCGATCTGCGACCACGCCCACGAGCGCGGTATGAAGGTGCACCTCGACGGCTCCCGCATAGCCAATGCGGCCGCCTCCCTCGACGTGCCGATGCGCACGTTCACGAACGCGGTCGGCGTCGACATCCTGTCGCTGGGCGGCACGAAGAACGGCGCCCTGTTCGGCGAGGCCGTCGTCGTCCTCAACCAGGACGCCGTCAGCCACATGAAGCATCTGCGCAAGCTGTCGATGCAGCTCGCCTCCAAGATGCGCTTCGTGTCGGTGCAGTTGGAGGCCCTGCTCGCCAAGGACCTGTGGCTGCGCAACGCGCGGCACGCCAACGAGATGGCCCAGCGCCTCGCCGAGGGGGTCCGCGCCGTGCACGGTGTCGAGATCCTGTATCCGGTGCAGGCCAACGCCGTCTTCGCGCGGCTGCCGCACGACGTCAGCGAGCGCCTCCAGAAGCGCTTCCGGTTCTACTTCTGGGACGAGGCGGCCGGCGACGTCCGCTGGATGTGCGCCTTCGACACCCGCGAGGAGGACGTCGACGCTTTCGTCGCCGCCCTCAAGGAGGAAATGGCCCGCTAG